The following proteins come from a genomic window of Gimesia chilikensis:
- a CDS encoding ArdC family protein: protein MSNNNQKIREEITNQIISALERGSLPPWRKPWSCDRNAGMPKNVVSGDLYSGVNPLLLGLACERHGFQSRHWGTYKQWEQFGGKVMRRPSHVSKGQWGTKIVFCKAITKKKEHEEEETYFLLRTYTVFNIDQIEGDHLDHYRVGHNIDTRNEDSNFYEEADELIAATEADIRHGGNQAYYDIPRDYIQVPNRDQFSGTGYYETLFHELVHWTENRLNWDREGNGYALGELIAEIGACYLCSELNIPMNDENHHAYLDGWLQKMKQDSSFIFKASSQASRATDYLMSFKPAGVSC from the coding sequence GTGTCAAACAACAATCAAAAGATCCGCGAAGAAATTACAAATCAAATCATTTCTGCTTTGGAGAGAGGATCACTCCCGCCGTGGCGTAAACCTTGGAGCTGCGACCGTAACGCAGGAATGCCAAAGAATGTTGTGTCAGGTGATTTATACTCAGGCGTTAATCCTCTCTTGCTGGGGCTCGCCTGCGAGAGACATGGATTTCAGTCGAGGCACTGGGGCACTTATAAGCAGTGGGAACAGTTCGGTGGCAAAGTAATGCGTCGACCATCGCATGTCTCCAAAGGTCAGTGGGGTACAAAAATCGTGTTCTGTAAAGCCATCACGAAGAAGAAGGAACATGAGGAAGAAGAGACTTACTTCCTGCTTCGAACTTACACCGTCTTCAACATCGACCAGATTGAAGGCGATCATTTGGATCACTATCGCGTTGGTCACAACATTGACACCCGCAATGAAGATAGCAACTTCTACGAAGAAGCTGACGAATTGATCGCGGCAACCGAAGCGGATATTCGTCATGGAGGCAACCAAGCATATTACGATATACCCAGAGACTACATCCAAGTTCCCAATCGAGATCAGTTTTCAGGAACTGGATATTACGAAACTCTGTTCCATGAGCTCGTTCATTGGACAGAAAACCGTCTGAATTGGGATCGTGAAGGTAATGGCTACGCACTTGGCGAACTAATTGCGGAGATCGGAGCGTGTTACTTATGCTCGGAGCTTAATATCCCAATGAATGATGAAAATCATCATGCCTATCTCGATGGCTGGCTCCAAAAAATGAAGCAGGATTCATCATTCATCTTCAAAGCTTCTTCTCAAGCCTCTCGGGCGACTGATTACCTCATGTCGTTCAAGCCCGCCGGGGTTTCTTGCTGA
- a CDS encoding recombinase family protein, with the protein MIACYCRCSTAKQKTDSQEAEIRKWIAANGFDENHIEWYIDYESGKTLKRPEFQRLQEDIFNGTIKTVVCWKLDRLSRRLKDGVTLLADWCERGIKVVVITQMIELNGAVGRMIAAVMLGLAEIELEYRQERQQAGIEVAKKKGVYTGRKRGTYKAKPERAQELRSRGLKIDEIATALGTSKRTVLRYLKA; encoded by the coding sequence ATGATCGCCTGCTATTGCCGCTGTAGTACAGCCAAACAAAAGACAGACAGCCAAGAAGCAGAGATCAGGAAATGGATTGCTGCCAATGGCTTCGATGAAAATCATATCGAATGGTACATCGACTATGAAAGTGGCAAGACCTTGAAGCGTCCTGAGTTCCAGCGATTGCAGGAGGATATCTTCAATGGGACGATCAAAACAGTAGTGTGCTGGAAGCTGGACCGACTGTCACGCCGTTTGAAAGATGGCGTGACCTTGCTGGCAGACTGGTGTGAACGGGGAATCAAAGTTGTTGTGATCACCCAGATGATCGAACTGAATGGTGCAGTCGGAAGGATGATCGCTGCTGTGATGCTGGGACTTGCCGAGATTGAACTCGAATACCGGCAGGAACGACAACAGGCGGGTATCGAAGTGGCCAAGAAGAAAGGAGTCTACACTGGCAGAAAGCGGGGCACGTACAAAGCGAAACCGGAGCGAGCACAGGAACTCAGATCTCGTGGCCTAAAGATCGACGAGATCGCTACTGCACTGGGGACAAGCAAGCGGACTGTCCTTCGATATCTGAAAGCATAA
- a CDS encoding carbonic anhydrase family protein: MSQQSPIDIRNPIYADFGDGKLKIKWNSDVYGHIHKGDHGMQVLFASDCRQYIELSGKQYHLRQFHFHHPSEHWVDGSQHAMELHVVHQNSHDGSLAVIGIFIDPGKTKDPVHKLLTQIASISFAGSNTKDDYHVSFDPNDFLPKDWKKHYRYEGSLTTPPYSENVSWVVIKDSFEVNETELSELLEIFESEARFPEPLNRRYILSTFKEDDKPKGKK, translated from the coding sequence ATGAGCCAGCAATCCCCCATCGATATCAGAAATCCGATCTATGCAGACTTTGGAGATGGCAAATTAAAGATTAAATGGAACAGCGATGTATATGGTCACATTCATAAAGGTGATCATGGAATGCAGGTCTTATTCGCATCGGATTGTCGCCAATACATCGAACTCTCCGGGAAGCAGTATCACTTGAGGCAGTTCCATTTTCACCATCCCAGTGAGCATTGGGTGGATGGCAGCCAGCACGCGATGGAATTACACGTGGTTCATCAGAATTCGCATGATGGATCACTGGCAGTTATCGGGATATTCATTGACCCCGGAAAAACCAAAGATCCGGTGCATAAGCTGTTGACCCAGATTGCTTCCATATCTTTTGCAGGATCAAATACTAAAGACGACTATCATGTTTCTTTTGATCCCAACGATTTCCTGCCAAAGGACTGGAAAAAACACTATCGGTATGAAGGCTCACTGACCACGCCGCCCTATAGTGAAAATGTCAGTTGGGTTGTTATCAAAGATTCATTTGAAGTGAACGAAACGGAGCTTTCAGAATTACTGGAAATTTTTGAATCAGAAGCTCGATTCCCTGAACCACTGAATCGTAGATATATCCTTTCCACATTTAAAGAAGATGATAAACCCAAAGGGAAGAAGTAA
- a CDS encoding carbonic anhydrase family protein, which produces MTSESSYMPQQSPINLIQASTIRVQLPAEYLEIKYPNEPLSGHFDHDFYFDDPPETRFEGMSACLERIHIHSRSEHLVDGQDFDFEIHFVHPLPVKIPETGEQRYLVLGVFFKENAASKTSKSIRILNDYFKANPESISKDSRGDDPPPQASINPCEFLPSDCSRFFRYEGSLTTPHKDSTSNPEIVSWVVFTELVEVNPEDVADLKQSAQDTARKPQEIYRRFILRNFE; this is translated from the coding sequence ATGACGAGTGAATCCTCTTACATGCCCCAACAATCACCCATCAATCTCATTCAAGCATCGACGATCCGAGTGCAGCTTCCAGCAGAATACCTTGAAATCAAGTACCCCAACGAGCCGCTCTCTGGTCACTTTGATCATGATTTCTATTTTGATGATCCGCCAGAAACTCGCTTCGAAGGCATGTCGGCATGTCTGGAACGTATCCACATTCATTCACGGAGCGAACATCTGGTGGACGGACAAGATTTTGATTTCGAAATCCACTTCGTCCACCCGCTTCCCGTAAAGATTCCCGAAACGGGAGAGCAGCGTTACTTGGTGCTGGGAGTGTTCTTCAAAGAAAATGCGGCGAGCAAAACGTCGAAATCAATTCGTATCTTGAACGATTATTTCAAGGCTAACCCCGAAAGCATATCTAAAGACTCTAGGGGTGATGATCCTCCACCGCAGGCTAGCATCAATCCTTGTGAATTTCTGCCCTCTGATTGCAGTCGATTCTTCAGATACGAAGGATCACTTACGACGCCTCATAAGGATAGCACGTCAAATCCTGAGATCGTGAGTTGGGTCGTTTTTACCGAACTCGTCGAAGTGAATCCTGAAGACGTAGCCGACTTAAAACAGTCTGCTCAAGATACCGCCCGTAAACCGCAGGAGATTTATAGAAGGTTCATACTACGAAACTTTGAGTAA
- a CDS encoding tetratricopeptide repeat protein has translation MSRVKWNEMIGPTVGVLTFVFCLSVLNGCKDDQKSDPLAKPASTSIKSEKEKPEERQEFERCLKAAELGDAVEQNNLGVMYENGAGIKKDQAKAVKWYHKSAEQGNAVAQNNLGVMYDNGMGVKQDHKQAARWYRKAAEQGNVDAQHNLGVMYLDGTGVKKNYTEAEKWLRNAAEKNHSQAQHNLGVMYFHGDGVKRDYVQAVEWFHKAAEQGYADAQYNLGIIYFNGAGVKKNHAQAVEWARKAARQGHKKAQEELKKLGESP, from the coding sequence ATGAGTCGAGTTAAGTGGAACGAGATGATAGGCCCTACTGTTGGCGTTCTCACATTTGTTTTTTGTTTGAGTGTGCTTAACGGATGTAAGGATGATCAAAAATCCGATCCACTAGCTAAACCAGCTTCCACCTCAATAAAATCCGAGAAGGAGAAACCGGAGGAACGTCAGGAGTTTGAGCGGTGCCTTAAAGCTGCTGAGCTAGGGGATGCCGTAGAACAAAACAATTTAGGCGTCATGTATGAGAATGGAGCAGGGATCAAGAAAGATCAAGCCAAAGCGGTGAAGTGGTATCATAAATCTGCTGAGCAAGGAAATGCAGTTGCACAAAACAATTTAGGAGTCATGTACGATAATGGGATGGGGGTTAAGCAAGATCATAAACAAGCAGCAAGATGGTATCGAAAAGCTGCTGAACAGGGTAACGTTGATGCACAACACAATTTAGGCGTCATGTATCTTGATGGAACCGGCGTTAAGAAAAATTATACTGAGGCGGAAAAGTGGTTAAGAAATGCTGCTGAGAAGAACCATTCCCAAGCACAACATAACTTAGGGGTCATGTATTTTCATGGAGACGGTGTTAAGAGAGATTATGTTCAGGCGGTGGAATGGTTTCACAAAGCGGCTGAACAAGGCTATGCCGATGCACAATATAATTTAGGAATCATATATTTTAATGGAGCAGGTGTTAAGAAAAATCACGCTCAGGCGGTGGAGTGGGCTCGCAAAGCAGCTAGGCAGGGACATAAAAAAGCACAAGAGGAATTAAAAAAATTGGGAGAATCTCCTTAG
- a CDS encoding copper-binding protein, with the protein MYRILTITCFAMIFFLATSIAQAEVVSIEATVKSVDPQNNKITVERKGKTTEFDVSKNTDLSKLKAGQKVTLSYHLDLETVLKIETTQNGSSPSSKAIALDELNIGSSNFAPWVSKDGLSIYWTRDDSIWEAQRKNVDEPFQKQSRLFDGFMPSVSEDGLYMVLCRPLKIGNKDMGRKLFFSTRNNLMSNFPPPREIRELRDMGILMTPCLSPDGLSLYLSCYGPADNQKGHWVVTRETRSSKWDIAKIHRILPHPNPIPSTTPFVTDDGLSLLLTKRTNKTHGAFGEILVLRRDSTKDKIFSIFQKQIEVDGELIIGRFPRYCPATHELFFSAPVTDEKDSEGIWCIKNYDLSK; encoded by the coding sequence ATGTACCGCATTTTGACCATAACATGCTTTGCCATGATCTTTTTTCTGGCAACAAGTATTGCTCAAGCAGAAGTTGTTTCGATTGAAGCAACCGTTAAATCAGTTGATCCTCAAAACAATAAAATCACAGTCGAACGAAAAGGAAAAACAACAGAATTCGATGTGAGCAAGAATACTGACCTCTCTAAACTCAAAGCAGGACAGAAAGTGACTCTGAGCTATCACCTAGATCTGGAGACCGTTTTGAAAATCGAAACGACTCAAAATGGATCATCCCCAAGCTCCAAAGCCATAGCTCTGGACGAACTGAATATTGGCTCTTCCAATTTTGCTCCTTGGGTTTCCAAAGATGGCTTGTCAATTTACTGGACTAGAGATGATTCAATTTGGGAGGCTCAGCGAAAGAATGTAGATGAGCCTTTCCAGAAGCAGTCTCGCCTGTTCGATGGTTTCATGCCTTCTGTTTCCGAAGATGGTTTATATATGGTTTTATGCCGTCCGCTTAAAATTGGTAACAAGGATATGGGGAGAAAATTATTCTTCTCGACTCGAAACAACCTAATGAGTAATTTTCCACCTCCGAGGGAAATTCGGGAACTTCGTGATATGGGCATTCTAATGACTCCGTGTCTTTCTCCAGACGGGCTTTCATTATATTTGTCATGCTATGGTCCTGCTGACAATCAGAAAGGTCATTGGGTGGTTACTCGTGAGACCAGATCATCCAAATGGGACATCGCAAAGATACATCGCATTCTTCCACATCCTAATCCGATCCCTTCAACAACTCCATTTGTGACTGATGACGGTTTGTCATTGCTTCTCACCAAACGCACTAACAAAACTCATGGAGCGTTTGGGGAAATTCTCGTCCTTAGAAGAGACTCAACCAAGGACAAGATCTTTTCAATATTTCAAAAGCAAATTGAAGTAGATGGAGAATTGATCATCGGGAGATTTCCCAGATACTGCCCCGCCACTCATGAGTTGTTCTTCTCTGCTCCGGTTACTGACGAGAAAGATAGCGAGGGAATCTGGTGCATCAAGAACTATGATTTGTCGAAATAG
- a CDS encoding formylglycine-generating enzyme family protein, with amino-acid sequence MEYKTSQEETSIYRPFQQVIQVLGLLMIFSPTVCLAEEPPAKSKPSSPQPSSDKKLITNSIGMKLVKIPAGDFLMGSAKSTAEIALLFDSNAEYFEDEHPKHRVRISKPFYMTTTEVTQGQWRTVMGSEPWKGKRLVKDGDNYSATYVSWEDAVNFCLKLSQKEGKKYRLPTEAEWEYACRAGSTTMFSFGEDFNHLGDYAWYSKNALNIDKRYVHRVGLKKANAFGLYDMHGNVWEWCSDWYSEDYYGKSPTADPGGPSYGYTRVLRGGSWYRGAEESRSASRRSFDPEMGASSYGFRIVCENY; translated from the coding sequence GTGGAATACAAAACATCGCAAGAAGAAACTTCTATTTACCGTCCCTTTCAACAGGTCATTCAAGTATTAGGGTTATTGATGATCTTTTCACCAACCGTTTGTCTGGCCGAAGAACCGCCTGCTAAGTCCAAACCTTCTTCTCCTCAACCTTCCAGCGATAAAAAACTGATTACTAACAGCATTGGTATGAAGTTGGTAAAGATTCCAGCGGGGGATTTTCTGATGGGAAGTGCAAAATCAACGGCTGAGATTGCTCTACTTTTCGACAGCAACGCAGAATACTTTGAAGACGAACACCCGAAACATCGAGTCAGAATCAGTAAGCCATTTTATATGACGACAACGGAGGTTACACAGGGGCAATGGAGAACTGTGATGGGATCGGAGCCTTGGAAAGGAAAACGATTAGTTAAGGATGGTGATAATTACTCTGCGACGTACGTTAGCTGGGAAGACGCTGTGAATTTTTGCCTCAAGCTGAGTCAAAAGGAAGGTAAAAAGTATCGGTTACCGACTGAGGCAGAATGGGAATACGCATGCCGTGCTGGATCAACAACCATGTTTAGTTTTGGAGAGGATTTCAACCATCTCGGAGATTATGCTTGGTATAGTAAGAATGCACTCAACATCGACAAAAGATACGTGCACCGTGTAGGTTTGAAAAAGGCAAATGCATTTGGCTTGTATGACATGCACGGCAATGTATGGGAGTGGTGCAGTGACTGGTATAGTGAGGATTACTACGGAAAATCTCCTACTGCTGATCCGGGAGGCCCTTCATATGGATATACTCGCGTTTTGCGTGGCGGGTCGTGGTACCGTGGTGCTGAGGAGAGTCGTTCTGCATCCCGTCGCTCGTTCGATCCTGAAATGGGTGCCAGCAGCTACGGTTTTCGTATAGTGTGTGAGAATTATTAG
- a CDS encoding DUF4339 domain-containing protein: MPQEWYYTKDGERQGPITSKQLKHLANVGELQPTDLVWTEGKNEWKPASIVKGLFPTKPDSPTPPPVPGSTNTAKMDTAPALWNPTAIRLWSLLFTWGFGGFLMAQNWKSLGEHEKSKKSMIWFYSIFGFIFLGLITPDDDFTLKIFRFVGLGVLAAWSIFSAQPQINYIKERFGNDYQRRSWGKPIGFASACLCFLLVFAVLPTLLGTPAEILTVRYGKLDAYPGISLGNAIDEFLSDPEWSVSESEDGNHFVNITGGMTYQAKPVKALLQFLVVDDRFEFTALEFNGIVQNEIMRVSLMEKMMSDFIDSAGSDIGSVVPQETASQVTTLSDSEILDFIDNTKKYKGKVIRTILTMPSGFLRSGGSIAFYAFVGTNKLDVMINVAPSSVDSLAEFNSLDDLPNADLFSKLEVTFLCEEGSLNYGNRAIRIERP; encoded by the coding sequence ATGCCGCAAGAATGGTACTACACGAAAGACGGTGAAAGGCAAGGCCCAATCACATCCAAGCAGTTGAAACACCTTGCCAATGTTGGTGAACTTCAGCCAACCGATTTGGTGTGGACAGAAGGAAAAAACGAGTGGAAGCCTGCGAGTATTGTAAAGGGATTGTTCCCTACGAAGCCAGATTCGCCAACGCCACCACCGGTCCCCGGCTCAACGAATACGGCCAAAATGGATACGGCACCTGCTCTTTGGAATCCAACTGCCATTCGATTATGGAGTTTGCTTTTTACGTGGGGCTTTGGTGGATTTTTGATGGCTCAAAATTGGAAGTCATTGGGAGAGCATGAAAAATCAAAGAAATCGATGATATGGTTTTATTCAATATTTGGATTCATCTTTCTTGGGCTGATTACACCTGATGATGATTTCACGCTGAAAATATTTCGTTTTGTAGGACTTGGAGTTCTTGCAGCATGGTCAATATTTTCGGCACAGCCTCAAATAAATTATATCAAAGAGCGTTTTGGAAATGACTATCAAAGACGTTCTTGGGGCAAGCCCATTGGCTTTGCGTCGGCGTGTTTATGCTTTCTGCTTGTGTTTGCCGTGCTCCCTACGTTGCTTGGTACACCGGCAGAAATTCTCACAGTCCGATATGGAAAACTCGACGCTTATCCGGGCATCAGCCTTGGGAATGCCATCGACGAGTTTCTATCTGACCCCGAATGGTCGGTTAGCGAAAGTGAAGACGGCAATCACTTCGTCAATATCACTGGAGGAATGACGTATCAGGCGAAGCCCGTGAAAGCATTGCTCCAGTTTCTTGTCGTTGATGATCGCTTTGAATTTACCGCTCTTGAGTTTAACGGAATTGTTCAGAATGAAATTATGAGAGTAAGTCTGATGGAAAAGATGATGAGTGATTTCATTGATTCGGCGGGATCGGATATAGGTAGCGTGGTGCCACAAGAGACGGCATCGCAAGTAACGACATTGAGCGATTCAGAGATATTGGACTTCATTGATAACACAAAGAAGTATAAAGGCAAGGTCATTAGAACGATACTGACGATGCCTAGTGGTTTTCTCCGATCAGGTGGATCGATTGCGTTCTATGCTTTTGTCGGGACCAATAAGCTTGACGTGATGATTAACGTTGCGCCGTCTTCTGTAGATTCTTTGGCAGAGTTCAATTCCCTCGACGATCTTCCAAATGCAGATCTATTTTCCAAACTTGAAGTCACATTTCTGTGTGAAGAGGGTTCCTTGAATTACGGAAATCGAGCGATCCGAATTGAAAGACCATAA